The DNA region tatgaatgaatttgaaatttttttttaatctctgATTACTCAGGATGTTGCAACAGATTTATACTAATCATTACCCTTCTATTATATTCGTATTTGGTACTCTAAGTGAATGTAGAAACGAAAAGTAGAAACTCAGAAAATGGCAACTTTTGCATACATGGTGTTTCTGTTTCTCGTCTtcataaaacaaaatataacaCATTTATTCCAGGCTCAGCATGCGAAGTTGGTACTTGTCATGAATTTTATAGAGTCAGTTTTGTTGATTCTGATTATCAGTCGCGTTTTTGTTGCTCTCGACTCTTGCATCGAGTGGGCTCTGTCGATTTTCTTCACGTGTTACATCATCAGACTCGACACTTTCTGcatgagaaaagaaagggctCTTTGAGCTAAAAGTATAGAGATGGAAGAACccttttttaaatttgaaaatttccttAAATATTTGTACCTTCTCCATCGTTGGCAGGGGCATAAGCTGATATTGAACGTGCTTGTTGATGCGGTGTGGGCTGTGAGGTACTTTCTGCGTGAGTACTAATAGTGCGGGGAGACAGAAGACAGTATTAACGACTGTcctctcataatatttttcatactttttaagattttatatatggtgaaaaaattaaatatatcctTCCCCTAAACGTTTAGATATGTCAAAAGAGTACTAGGAAAAAATGCTAGAAATTTGAAAGTTTTGAAATCAATGCTAGAGTATTCATCAAATACCTGAAGTTTGGGTCGAAGAGCCTCAAGGGGTCCTTTGCTCTTCTGTGCCCCTGCCTGTAGAATAACCCAGTGCCTCACTAATCAACCCGGACATGAAGTAACCATAGGTTCGTTCTATATTTGTGTCATGTCGGCTATATGCACGAATAAATTCGAAACATATTCAAGATTTGTCAACAAATTACCTTGCCCAATGCCCAATCAGCAGAATCAAAAAACGCATGTTCTTTGTCCTGGAAACATGCCACAATTTTGAAAGTACAAGTAGTGAGTCCATGTAGGTTTAGGTGCACCAAATTTGAGAGTGAAGAGAATATGGTTTACATTGGATATTAATGGAGGTTTCTTTGGAAGCAAACCTCCatactttttcttgattttttccTCCTGCCAAATATAGAGAATGACAATATATGAAACCCAAAATGTAAAAATATAGGTTGCAATCAAATTTTGCGCTTTTAAAAACTTTTTTCATTTTAGATAAGGTATTACGACTTTTTTGTTCTTGATCATTTTTTTAGAATCAGAACGAGATGACAATAGTACCGTTTGATTTGTGGGATAAGATAAGAAAACGATGTATAATGCGAATAATAAGAAAATGAAAGTTAATGATATATAATGCATCATCAGACAGAATTAATGGATGATTTTTACATAGAAAACAATATATTGTAACAGGCTGTGatatttaattttgtaaatgaaccaaatataagatgtttaattattaaatattaatttattataccaccttttgaataaaaataatgattaagaaaaatCAAGTATCAATTTagcttctttttttaaaaaatatagattGAATGGATTCTCAATTACCGATTAATATTTAAGCATCTTAAAGTCACTACTTTTCGCGTTCCATTCGAACTTATCCGCTTCTTGGTTAtatgtaaaaatttgtgtgaaacggtctcacgggtcatattttgtgagacggatttcttgtttgagtcatccatgaaaaagtataaaagtattaatttttatgctaagaatattactttttattgtgaatatcgatagagttggctaatttcacatataaagattcgtgagaccgtctaagAAACCTACTCTAAAAATATCACTGGTTAATATTTGCGCATCTTAAAGTCACTACTTTTCGCATTCCATTTGAACTTATCCGCTTCCTGGTTATATGTGGAAAAAtacaattattatatattattttgatcaACTATATTACAttctattttttctaaaaaatatttcattctaGTTATCACTAgtctaataatttttagagtaggtctcttgtgagacggtatcacgaatctttatctgtagacaaatcaatcataccgatattcacaataaaaagtaatactcttaacataaaaaataatattttttcatggatgacccaaataagagatctgtatcacaaaatactacccgtgagaccgtttcacacaattttttgcctaatttttaaataataaaaaccaTCTCCTCCAAAATAATATCACAcatgatgttttattttcacataatataaatcaaatatcaataactCACGTGATATTTTTAGTTCGAAATCCAATTATAACAATCTCGTTTCAATTTAAAAACTGTCAAGTATTAATTGCACATACCTCTTGCTTTGGGGACGCTATCTCTTCATAAACTTGGTGAGACGATAAATCTTTTGCTTCCTCAACTTTTGGATCATCACCACTGATAACCTCTGCTGTTGCTTCAAAATTTGCATTATCTGCCATTCTTGTTGGAAAATCGAgccaaaacatttttaatcaATTCATAATAAGAAACAAATTAATTTTCTTGTACACAAAAAAACTCGAAAtaatgaacatttaaaaaatatatatatctaacGTTACATCTCACTTTATATTACATagatagatttttaaaaatatatatctaaCGATCGATCAACCCTTTTTCCGATCTTCTAATCAAGTGGCAAAATTTAAACAAGTCCCTCtcagttttttttattaagaaaaGTATTCGTGTATTCATTAAGCTGAAACAATATTTGTTTGAGTTTCTCATAATTTCAGACaaagaaaaacaaaagaaataatTGATAGAAATTTACCTGAAAACAGAAGCACTGATATGCGGAGGAGCTAAAGGAAAATGGAAAAGGTTGCGTTTCAGTTGTTAGACAAAAGGAATAAAGAGTTTTGGCATTCAGATGCTTTTGGTCCTGGGCTTTGATTCTGAGTTCAAATGGGTATAAAATCTTTGGCATGCGGCCCATTATCAAATAGGAAATTAGATAATAACGGGCCCCCCAAACCAGGGCCTTTTTAGAATTACAAGTAGGTTGAAGGGAAAGAAAAAACAAGTAAGAGATTAGATATTTTAGTCTTCTAAGTCGgtatattttagaattttaatctTCTAATTAGATAAAGTATGGTTATGATCCAGTATTTTTTTAAGTAGGTCtcgtgtgaaacggtctcacgaatctttatctgtgagacgggtcaaccctaccgatatttacaataaaaagtcatactcatagcataaaaagtaatacttttgcatgaatgactcaaataagagatctcaTTTATCCTTGTATTTTTACGCATTTCTTTCATATTAATTGGCAATTCGTGGCACATCGGTAAAAGAAACAGCAGTCTCAATGAAGTTCTTATAAGCAAGAATGAGATATAgccattaataaaaataaatcaccAATTTTATATGAAATTTATTTACCCATTTCATCTTTGAATTTCACCTGGAGTTACACAATAACTTGACAAATCCCTTCAAGAAACTGTCAGCATCAAATTAGTTATGCAGCTAATATGTTAGAACTCAGAAGAAAACTCAACTTATTTTTTGAAACCTAAAAACTCAATTATTTTAattctgaaaaattataaattcatagaaaattataattttgacaGTATATCTTTGTCCATTTGAATTTAGTAAaatgttgtcaaatttcaatTCTCAGATGTCGACATGGCACTAATAACATACAAAGTATTATATCAGTACTCCGACAGAAAAATGACTAATTGAAATTTACATAACTAGACAATATCCGTTATCATAATTGAaacgagaccgtctcacaaaggCCCACTCttgatatatacatacataaatAATTGTATGCTTTTGATTAATAAATCCCTATCATGTAGGGGTGAGCATTCGATCGGTTCGGTTACCGATCGAACCAAATTAACCATAACCGAACCGAatcgaaccgaaccgaaccgaccgattaattttcataaccgatgaaaatcgaaccgaattaaaatcggttaatgcataaaaatataaaatcacacatcacaaatgtataagttttgtttgaacacaaataatacatattatattgattttaaaattaaaaattaaaatatataaaattgataaataatacaAACTTATTAAATAACAGTATttattatatcggttaattcgattaaccgatttcaaaattttgaaaaccgtaaacgaaccgaattaaccgatataaccaatttttttttttaatttgaaaaccgAATTTCCGAAATAACTGAACCGAATTTTTGAATTGGTTCGGTTCGGgcggttaattcggtttaacCGAACTCTTGCTCACCCCTACTATCATGTCATCAATatctaaataaatataaaattcaattctcataaaaataatatgtatcAATCATTTATGATAATAAACTCTGATTCTATACAATTCACAGAACAACAAAAAATTAAGCCAAAAAGTGAAGAAATTAAGATTGTATCAATCCAGCATCGCCACAAGATCATCTATTGATTTCAACGTCTTCTCGTAGTATAAATATGATTCGTAAACCTTTGGCGATCGAACATAACTATCGAACTGTCACAAGAAACATTCAACTAATTATAAACAATATTCCATAATATAACAAAATCAACGTAAAAAATGAAACGTAATTTGAAGTTAAATACCTCAGACATGTTGTCGACCAACTCATTTGCAATTTTGACGTAGGATTTCCTCCTGTTTTCGGGCAAAGTAGTCAGCGCAGTCCTCATATCTTGAGAAAGATAGGATTGCTTCAGTCGTATGTAAAACATGACATATCTCCAAGACATGGTCTCCAGCATACCCCTAAGTTCATGCAGCCCTTCCGCCGTCTGACGGATTCTTGCCACGGAATCCTCCGGCGATAGCCCCGGCTGAAAGAACTTCTCCAGTAGAAATGAACGTGTCCCCCAATCTTGAGCTTGTGCTAATGGAGTGGCATGTAGGCCTAAAGCAAATGAAGTGGTTAGGATtgttgttatgatttttcgaCGATTTTCGTGTTCGGACAATGTTGCTTGGACACTTTGTGTTGGGGGGTGGTGGCCGAGGCAGCGGTGCACGGTGGTGATATGGTGGTAGAATGCGGTTGTGGGGTGTGGGATGGTGGTCATGGTTTGATGTGTGGCTTGATGGAGTTTAAGGGGAAATGGGCACAAGGATAGGAAATTTTGTGAATGATTTTGTTGTATGATAGGTTCAATATGGACCTTTGATTTCCGTGACATGTCATTTCCTTATCTTCTTTATATCATATTCATAAAagggtttttatttttttgaaaatgttaaattatAATTTGCACTTTGCATCATCCAATATCAGCCTCTACAAATGATAAAATGAATATTAAAGAAagataaaatgtttttcaaACCAAAACCAAAATATGTCAGGGGAGTAAAAAAAATGTCGTTGTCAAATGTAtttaaagagtaggtctcttatgagacgatctcacgaatatttatctgtgatacagtcaaccatatcgatattcacaataaaaagtaatactcttagcataaaaagtaatacttttcctggatgactcaaataagatatctgtttcacaaaatacgacccgttgaccgtctcacacaagtttttgtcgtaTTAAAAATAGATTCCatcattttcttaataaaatatttgatcaaagtTATTTACAAAATTTCTGAGGGAGCAAGCAAAACTCGTTGAGACGCATCGAAGCAACATTAGAACTCACTTGAGTAGGCCTAATCACTAATGTCGATTACATAGACCAGAATGTGTTTCGATTCAAATAGAACATAGAATGGTCGGAATATGTGATGATCCACATCCAAAATCACTCTGTGTGGGCTTGATTCAATTTTGGTCCGGTCTCACTGATAAATTCAGAGCAAATCTCTCTATGCACAAACGTAAATAGTTCGATGCCAGCGAATGAATCCGTTAAGAAACTTCTGGGAGTATGGAAACTGTGAGTTTTAATCGGTCCACCATGGATAGAATCGTCATCATCCTGTATCTCACTGTGTGCCCTGGAATCAATTTTAATTCATAGAATCTGCGCAAAATGGCGAGTGCCATCTCCATCTGTACATACGCAGAGTTCTTTCCCAGGCGTATCCTTGGTCCTGCCTGCATTCCCAGGCGTATCCTTGGTCCTGCCTGCATTCAAATATATTATCGTGAGGATTTGGCTTAAAATGCTAATTTGGATGATTGTTTCAGGAAAAGATTTAAGGGTTCCTTCTTTTTGCCATTGATTGTACTCCTTCTTCAGGATATTGCTTGAATGAGTTTTTGTTGTCCTGTTTTCCTTTTGTTCGACATATCTGATTCTTGATGTACCTGAAATGCAATGAATTTGAAAGGACATATATTTCGGAAGATTCTGTCTTTGAGCCATCTCTCGTGGTTGAATAAAGCTACGTCTGCACCCCAATTGTACTCCATTCTCCCCATTGAGTACGGGACATATGTCACCATACCTCCGGCCTTTACTATGGTTCCATCTGGTAAGACATCGTCCTCTGAAATCCCTTTTGGATCCTGTAGTAAACTAAATGTCATtacaattataatattaattgttttATGCTGTTGTTTTTCTTTGGATTTACTGACGAATACTTAACCTGAGGAACAGCTGGATACAGTCGGAGTGTTTCTGTTATCACAACATGCAAGTAGAACAGTTTCCCCAATGAGTCATAGTTCAAAAGCCCTGCAAATTGTACTGCTCTTTGGTTGAAAGAATCTTGATCCTCTTTTTTATGCTTGTCTAACGCGAcaccttttttttttgtgataCCACTTGTCCcacatgataaaaattaaagatttaaaataagtttataatgtgttgttggatctcggttttctacgtgcccaaacgcagcggaagttttaaaaatttttagatcttgactTTCAAGATCCTTTTGGACACTCATATGGTTTttacaattaaacattcattggAAGTAAATCATTATATCTTTGGTGAATAGATCActaggctccaactattccggggttagcggagatagctcttgatgaattccctacgaactttcttcagatCTCTTTTGTGTATTCTCCTAATCAGCTTCACGACCAGATGATTTGTTCTTCTTCCAAATTGCCTtagaaaatttggaagaaaatttAACGTTGGAGAGAAAAATAATAGAGACGGCTCAAACCCTAAACTTGATTTAGGGTGGCTGAAAATTTGAGGAGAAAGGAGGCcaagttttcgaaaattatgaGGTTGGAGACTAGGGTTATTGCTTGATTACTCCTATTTATTATTAAGCCATGACCTTGATAcaaataattaacattaatgggcttgattaattaattgggctagtccaactagtttagttaattaatcaaagtccattaagaactttaattatttagtatgttggacttgtactcctacaagcccattaaacatacttcccaccaattttagtttaatatttaataaactcaatttttgagtttaataaattaaatccattataaattcaacatttgaatttattatttaaattataaattcaactccttgaattttatcacctccaaaatttaataaattaaattatcaaattttataaattcaactccttgaatttattctcccaaaatttaatgatcataaattcaactcctttaattactatatcataatataaattcaacttcttgaatttattctcttaacgagaacaaacgatccagtgcttgtgtgaccctcaatggttcagggtacagctagccgtgggttcaaaactctttgtgattcaggacttaATCCTTTATACGGGTTTACCCTTATTTGTCCCATTCtatatatcaacaattgatcatgagaatgtcaaaaatcatatttttgattaaacccatcgaatcatggtaagagcgtctagtagcatcaccccatgattccctaggtatcactaatagtgcctgcaagaaccagtcgattatgattaacttacagtacggtcccttcatctcatatatcccgatcgaatctgtaactattggttcatcgagggttgcataataattcgataactatgtgataaatataaatagtggcatcagcatgtactattggagaactttttctctaacgtacatctcataccctggccagagattccactgcactattatttcatcagatcacataggatatccacaccataggtgagcggtgaatccccgactacaatgcactggctccatATGTGTcgtaactgtacccaacctcgccacctgatgactctcatggagccggtaaacgagtcaaagcacagccctagcatatagagcctcagtgttgtcccgggtcgtaaggtctaatgatgtacaatcataaccacggacttatcctctcgatgaatgataactacttggaaagtccgatagagggttgttcggtataatcatcatatgactacacatctgcatgtttggacatctctatgcccttaccaagagacgcagtacacaacatcacagatgctagtctcgacctcaagcgacctttatccatgttttaggcggttgaatcgactaggaatgaatttagatcatacagtgtttaaaaatgagtttcaacatcgaattacgattcatttgtattaaagtataatcaaggtctttttctatgtttgataacataggtatacatataaagaaataacaaaccatgaaataatgattaaaataaagattttttattacaattgagtcaataaaatccttagccaacagttggcttgcagggcatatactctaacaatctcccacttgccctaaaGCCAATTATCCATAAAATTTAAtcacattgcttcgcgatgcttttcaaacaatggccTTGGCAaaggctttgtaagtggatcagcaatattatctgcagaggggactctttcgactgatatatcacatcttcccacaatctcccagatgatgtggaacttcctcagtacatgtttggatcgctgatgagaccttggttcttttgcttgcgcaacggcaccagtgttttaatggaatatcttttaattttaagttatagagatcgtttgttAATTCTCCAGTtctaatcaaacattcattcttgtataaATTACAAACACCTTTAGTAAAAACACAAGAATAACCATccctatcaagcatagaaatagaaataatgtttttaaccaattcaagaacaaataaaacgtctctaaaaaacaacttaaaaattattGTCCAAAATTAAAGTAACGTCTCCAATGGcagtggcagcaactcttgctccatttcctAGTCTTAGAAAGGTCTCACCATTTCTAAGCCTCTTGCTTCTTCCCATCACTTGCAAATCATTGAATAAATGGGAACAATATCCgatatctaatacccaagaagaggaattaatagaaacattaacttcaatataaaacataccatggccagaatgcttctgggcaagatactcCTCGCAATtatgcctccaatgtccaggcttgttGCAGTGGAAACAGACTTGTTATGACTTGTCAGGCTTTGTGGGCCCCGGATTTGGTTTCTTgtatggcttcttgttgggcttGTTCTTCTTCAGAGGGGCAGAACGCTTCTTGCATTTATTTGGGGCTCCCCTTTTCGTACTGGACGAAGAAACCACTAGAAGAACatgctttttcctttttaattgtGGCCTCATAATTAGTAAGCAtattgaccaactcttcaagggtggcctcaagcttgttcatattaaaattagccacaaatccatcgaacgaggtaggcaaagacatcaagagaatatcagtcgagagctcactaggaataaccaCGTCAAGCTCcaccaacttctcgatgagcccaatcatcctaacaccatgctcatggaccgtaGTCCCATCTCGCAagcgtgtagtcatgagttcCTTAACAGTAGCATGTCTCTCTGAACGAGTTTGTACAGCATACAATTCTTTCAGATGAAGGTGAATGTCAGCATCATTCACCGCCTCCTCGAACCTCTTCTGAAGTTGATTCGACATAGAAGCCAACATGTAGCtcttagcttgaagatcatggtccCACCATTTCTCAAGCTTAGCTAACTCAGTCCTACTGATATCAGGAGCTGCCTCCTTTGGTGGCTTCTTATCAAGCACATACGCAATCCTTTCGGAGTTCAAACAATCTTTAAATTTCGAAACCAGTCATGATAGTTAGGGCCGAGTCAATTTGTTTTGATCGAGAATGATTGAAAGCGTGTTACGAGTAGAcatcgtaaatatactgaaaatgAAAACAGATAATGGTtactgataattttaaaataattctaagatataaaatatggatttcattttataaattccctcccactattttgacatttccaccaccatctgatgaaaaagagaaatcatatttccttagtgggcacgtagaatCCAATTaaccaattataatcccgaataatatcagccaattataatttctaaaagatagaatccaattgcatccctatgcaacctctgcgtgttttgcctcacgtttaataaggacccaataatatgacgccgtttattttcacgtgtcaaaccaacccatcaatattgaattgtagtggacggtcgctatgagttcccccaataatatgagccgaagtcatgggagttccactcaattcaccacatatgtccggtggaagtcacagcttttcggcgtccaggcctccccaataatatgagccagacactatccgcgggtagcgatcaacatgcaaccacggttgatagaaggaaaggaaaaattaaactcttttaatttttattttttcggtttgatataaattttgaatcttattcaaaatgaaggattttaattttaaaattgtctcatcattttaatttaaaaatctcgTGCCatgagtttgtatgtttgtcaGATTCATGCAacctatattatttaataatatacatacatgcatactactatatatcacatatatcataatatgacattcaacaataaataaggatgatcgatcgccaacactattagatccatgtgagccatacatggatccaaGGTCCAAagcctaggtgaatgcaggaaTGCAAAAAgaatgcaaatgcaactattacaagagcttccaatatttcacatgtcttcatctcgttcatcggacccaccatcttccaatcttgatctcctactatttctaataattacatttaaatagccatggcacataagagatacatctcatgggaatggaaacgggccataaactaggctcactttaataatatcaaatatttaacaaaacgaataaaaacagaaaaatatcctaacatacacctaacacattggtcaaggttctcgatcatccttcattcatttaatatcacatattaacatcaatttaattaaacaaatttaattaattgttaaatcatatatctaataattttttattactaaccaccacaattattaaataatttaataaattaaataaacaccattattta from Primulina tabacum isolate GXHZ01 chromosome 14, ASM2559414v2, whole genome shotgun sequence includes:
- the LOC142524638 gene encoding uncharacterized protein LOC142524638 isoform X1, with the translated sequence MADNANFEATAEVISGDDPKVEEAKDLSSHQVYEEIASPKQEEEKIKKKYGGLLPKKPPLISNDKEHAFFDSADWALGKAGAQKSKGPLEALRPKLQPTPHQQARSISAYAPANDGEESVESDDVTREENRQSPLDARVESNKNATDNQNQQN
- the LOC142524638 gene encoding uncharacterized protein LOC142524638 isoform X2 → MADNANFEATAEVISGDDPKVEEAKDLSSHQVYEEIASPKQEEEKIKKKYGGLLPKKPPLISNDKEHAFFDSADWALGKAGAQKSKGPLEALRPKLQYSRRKYLTAHTASTSTFNISLCPCQRWRRKCRV
- the LOC142524544 gene encoding photosynthetic NDH subunit of lumenal location 2, chloroplastic, with the translated sequence MTTIPHPTTAFYHHITTVHRCLGHHPPTQSVQATLSEHENRRKIITTILTTSFALGLHATPLAQAQDWGTRSFLLEKFFQPGLSPEDSVARIRQTAEGLHELRGMLETMSWRYVMFYIRLKQSYLSQDMRTALTTLPENRRKSYVKIANELVDNMSEFDSYVRSPKVYESYLYYEKTLKSIDDLVAMLD